A region of Brevundimonas sp. NIBR10 DNA encodes the following proteins:
- the smpB gene encoding SsrA-binding protein SmpB, giving the protein MATTKEKAAAATKAPITKAKLIAENRRARFDYFLEDNLEAGIMLLGTEIKALRMGRANIAESYAAVEGREIVLINADIPPYAQANRFNHEPRRPRKLLLHRKQIDRLIGAVQKDGQTIIPLRLYLNDDGKAKLEIALAKGKKLHDKREASADRDWARDKARLMRDKG; this is encoded by the coding sequence ATGGCCACGACGAAGGAAAAGGCGGCGGCGGCGACCAAGGCCCCGATCACCAAGGCCAAGCTGATCGCCGAGAACCGCCGCGCCCGGTTCGACTATTTCCTGGAGGACAACCTCGAGGCCGGGATCATGCTGCTGGGCACCGAGATCAAGGCCCTGCGGATGGGCCGCGCCAACATCGCCGAGAGCTATGCGGCGGTAGAAGGCCGCGAAATCGTCCTGATCAACGCCGACATCCCGCCCTACGCCCAGGCCAACCGATTCAATCACGAGCCGCGCCGGCCCCGGAAACTGCTGCTGCACAGAAAGCAGATCGATCGGCTCATCGGTGCGGTCCAGAAGGACGGCCAGACCATCATTCCCTTGCGCCTGTATCTGAACGACGACGGCAAGGCCAAGCTCGAGATCGCCCTGGCCAAGGGCAAGAAGCTGCATGACAAGCGCGAGGCGTCGGCCGACCGCGACTGGGCGCGCGACAAGGCCCGGCTGATGCGCGACAAGGGCTGA
- a CDS encoding NYN domain-containing protein — MTFLPHERIALFIDGANLYSAARGLNVDLDFARLLASFRDQAVLIRAHYYTAVVEGEEFSPIRPLVDWLGYNGFSVVTKPAKRFTDPQGHSRIKGNMDIEIAVDMLELAPRLDHVVLFSGDGDFRRLVQAVQARGVRVTVVSTLKSQPPMLSDDLRRQADAYIDLADRLGDWGRPRTPAASPTVRTFDRD, encoded by the coding sequence CGGGGCCAATCTCTATTCGGCGGCCAGGGGGCTGAACGTCGATCTCGACTTCGCCAGGCTGCTCGCATCGTTCCGCGATCAGGCCGTCCTCATTCGCGCCCATTATTACACGGCCGTGGTCGAGGGCGAAGAGTTCTCTCCGATCCGGCCGCTGGTGGACTGGCTGGGCTACAACGGCTTTTCGGTCGTGACCAAGCCGGCGAAGCGGTTCACCGACCCGCAGGGGCACAGCCGGATCAAGGGGAACATGGACATCGAGATCGCGGTGGACATGCTGGAACTGGCCCCGCGTCTGGATCATGTCGTGCTGTTCTCGGGCGACGGCGACTTCCGCCGGCTGGTCCAGGCGGTGCAGGCCAGGGGGGTGCGGGTCACCGTGGTCTCGACGCTGAAAAGCCAGCCGCCGATGCTGTCGGACGACCTGCGCCGACAGGCCGACGCCTATATCGATCTGGCCGACCGCCTGGGGGACTGGGGCCGGCCCCGGACACCGGCGGCGAGCCCGACAGTGCGGACCTTCGACAGGGATTAG